Proteins from a genomic interval of Candidatus Nomurabacteria bacterium:
- a CDS encoding FKBP-type peptidyl-prolyl cis-trans isomerase: MTTMQIIDLVTGTGQEAKLGDKIKVKYKGALAADGTVFDSNSEGVEFQLVEGALIDGWIEGIPGMKVGGKRKLVIPSEKGYGAEGAGSSIPADADLVFEVELVSIAN, encoded by the coding sequence ATAACGACTATGCAAATTATAGATTTGGTTACAGGAACAGGCCAAGAAGCTAAGTTGGGTGATAAGATAAAAGTAAAATATAAAGGAGCTTTAGCGGCGGATGGGACGGTCTTCGATAGCAATTCAGAAGGGGTAGAGTTCCAATTAGTGGAAGGTGCTCTAATTGATGGATGGATCGAAGGTATACCTGGTATGAAAGTAGGAGGGAAACGCAAACTAGTTATCCCATCAGAAAAAGGCTATGGGGCAGAAGGAGCAGGTTCATCTATCCCAGCTGATGCCGATCTAGTGTTCGAAGTAGAACTTGTCTCAATCGCTAACTAA
- a CDS encoding sodium:glutamate symporter, giving the protein MPLIRRSFLPTGLGAGILLLILSPQSIGEVLPFMSFPAEYFQNWVKIPKYLINIVFACLFLGRPLISFKKMWRLAGPQIAFGQTLAWGQYAIGGVVTLLILIPLFNMPQITASLIEISFEGGHGTVAGMTPVFNELGFETGRQLAIGLATASLVTALISGILLINWGAKKGYFIRDEGIKLKRNEVYYHRVIKEIRSKGVKLREHITIWRLAGHALLVVTGVGFGWLLYKSLSLIEILLRGENVNLVVHYLPLFTFCMFGGMIAQLISTKLKLTISREIINLISAFTLGVLIMTAVGTMSLDFINKDGLVFIILYLSGVLWILLSFVFLARRMFGDHWFENAIISMGQSMGMTATGLLFAEMVDKENKTGAVESFGYKQLLFEPFMGGGIVTALSMPIIFAVGLKIFTIACLAITIFWLLLGLFYFKKRPVTNS; this is encoded by the coding sequence ATGCCTTTAATTAGAAGGAGTTTTTTACCTACCGGTTTAGGCGCAGGAATCTTATTATTAATTCTTAGTCCTCAATCAATTGGTGAGGTCTTACCTTTTATGAGCTTCCCTGCTGAGTATTTTCAAAACTGGGTTAAGATCCCTAAATATCTAATAAATATTGTATTTGCGTGTTTGTTTTTGGGAAGGCCTCTTATATCGTTTAAAAAGATGTGGAGGCTTGCCGGCCCGCAAATTGCTTTCGGGCAGACCTTAGCCTGGGGCCAATATGCTATCGGAGGAGTAGTTACATTATTAATACTAATTCCTCTATTTAATATGCCCCAAATTACTGCATCCTTAATAGAGATAAGTTTTGAAGGGGGTCATGGTACAGTTGCTGGGATGACTCCAGTGTTTAACGAGTTAGGGTTTGAAACAGGTAGACAGCTAGCAATTGGATTGGCAACGGCAAGTTTAGTAACCGCATTAATCTCAGGAATTTTATTAATTAATTGGGGTGCAAAAAAGGGTTATTTTATTAGAGATGAAGGCATTAAACTAAAACGTAATGAGGTTTATTATCACAGAGTAATAAAGGAGATTAGATCAAAGGGAGTTAAGCTTAGGGAACATATTACGATATGGCGTTTAGCAGGACATGCTCTATTAGTAGTAACTGGAGTTGGGTTCGGCTGGCTCTTATATAAGAGTTTATCTTTAATTGAGATTTTGTTAAGGGGTGAGAATGTTAATTTAGTGGTGCATTATCTACCCTTGTTTACTTTCTGTATGTTCGGAGGAATGATCGCTCAGCTAATTTCTACTAAACTTAAGCTAACTATATCTAGAGAAATTATTAATTTAATTTCTGCCTTTACATTAGGAGTATTAATAATGACTGCAGTTGGGACAATGTCTTTAGATTTTATTAATAAAGATGGTTTAGTCTTTATAATCTTATACCTAAGCGGAGTATTATGGATTTTGCTTAGTTTTGTATTTTTAGCAAGAAGAATGTTTGGTGATCACTGGTTCGAAAATGCAATCATTTCTATGGGTCAATCTATGGGAATGACTGCTACTGGATTGTTATTCGCGGAGATGGTCGATAAAGAAAATAAAACGGGTGCAGTTGAATCCTTCGGCTACAAGCAGTTGCTATTTGAGCCGTTTATGGGAGGCGGAATTGTAACTGCTCTTTCGATGCCAATTATTTTTGCGGTCGGTTTAAAAATATTTACAATAGCTTGCTTAGCAATAACTATCTTCTGGCTACTTTTAGGATTATTTTACTTTAAAAAGCGCCCAGTAACTAATAGTTAA
- the obgE gene encoding GTPase ObgE produces MNFVDHTTILVKAGDGGDGVVAFRKEKYIDKGGPNGGDGGHGGSVILIGDSNLNTLQNLKFKQKFEAERGGNGFKQDMHGANGEDKIVKVPVGTQVFDKNDNLIADIAKVGQSAIVARGGDGGFGNAHFKSAKRQVPRVAEKGEPGEEKELRLELKLLADVGLVGMPNAGKSTFLASVTKAKPKIADYPFTTLIPNLGIATVDKKGIVIADIPGLIKGASSGKGLGIQFLKHIERSKVILHFVDFWSDDTSDSYLTIRRELKSYSKLLADKPEIISFTKVDGIDDIEVKKKIAEFKKETKLGTKVKIYAISSVAHIGTEELLKDLQKLILRTDKNNSISLEDNDGLEEIETIRVPLKEKMGVRKSWDIKKDSNYYIISGEEIERFAIRTDYSNPYSVERLYDILRKTRIYGRLERMGYEAGGDFRLKIGDKLLPREDQIWD; encoded by the coding sequence ATGAATTTTGTTGATCATACTACAATACTTGTTAAAGCCGGTGATGGCGGAGATGGAGTCGTGGCTTTTCGTAAAGAGAAGTACATTGATAAGGGCGGCCCTAATGGTGGAGATGGTGGTCATGGCGGTAGCGTTATTCTTATTGGAGATTCCAACTTAAATACTCTACAAAATCTTAAGTTTAAGCAAAAGTTTGAGGCTGAACGAGGCGGGAACGGATTTAAGCAAGATATGCATGGAGCTAACGGAGAAGATAAAATTGTTAAAGTACCGGTTGGCACTCAGGTCTTTGATAAGAACGATAACTTAATTGCCGACATCGCTAAGGTTGGTCAAAGCGCGATAGTTGCTAGAGGTGGTGATGGCGGTTTTGGTAACGCCCATTTTAAAAGTGCAAAACGGCAGGTCCCTAGAGTTGCCGAAAAGGGTGAGCCAGGTGAAGAAAAAGAGCTTAGGTTAGAGCTCAAACTGCTTGCAGATGTCGGGCTTGTCGGTATGCCAAATGCTGGCAAATCTACATTTTTAGCCTCAGTCACTAAAGCAAAGCCTAAGATAGCTGACTACCCTTTCACAACTCTCATTCCAAATTTAGGAATTGCTACTGTTGATAAAAAGGGGATTGTGATTGCTGATATTCCGGGTTTGATAAAAGGAGCCTCAAGTGGAAAAGGTCTTGGAATACAATTCTTAAAGCATATAGAAAGAAGCAAGGTAATCCTCCATTTTGTTGACTTCTGGAGTGATGATACGAGCGACAGCTATCTAACTATCCGGAGAGAGCTAAAAAGTTATTCTAAGCTTCTTGCCGATAAACCAGAAATCATCTCCTTTACTAAAGTTGATGGCATAGATGATATTGAGGTCAAAAAAAAGATTGCAGAATTTAAGAAAGAAACAAAGCTAGGAACAAAAGTTAAAATATATGCAATTTCATCAGTTGCCCATATTGGTACCGAAGAGCTCCTTAAAGATCTCCAAAAACTTATACTAAGAACCGATAAAAATAACTCAATATCTTTAGAAGATAATGACGGCCTAGAAGAGATTGAGACAATTCGAGTTCCATTAAAAGAAAAAATGGGTGTACGTAAATCCTGGGATATAAAAAAAGATAGTAACTATTACATAATCTCTGGAGAAGAAATAGAGCGTTTTGCAATCAGGACTGACTACTCAAATCCATATTCTGTAGAGAGGCTATATGACATATTAAGAAAAACGAGAATCTATGGACGTCTAGAGAGAATGGGTTATGAAGCAGGTGGCGACTTTAGATTAAAGATCGGGGATAAACTTCTCCCACGAGAAGATCAAATCTGGGATTAA